One region of Juglans regia cultivar Chandler chromosome 4, Walnut 2.0, whole genome shotgun sequence genomic DNA includes:
- the LOC108996273 gene encoding umecyanin-like, whose amino-acid sequence MAAMLKMVVFALFIISVSLGGKWVGAQVHHVVGDDRGWDPASDLSSWSSGKTFRVGDKIWFTYSSAKESIAEVKSKEEYEACDVSNPIKMYTDGLESISLDGEGVRYFASSKAESCRNGLKLHVEVLPQGGPENIPKVAASKGTVGAVADGPTTPSGTAHLMGSLILLAVGFLCYVVGV is encoded by the exons ATGGCTGCAATGTTGAAGATGGTGGTTTTTGCTCTGTTTATCATCTCGGTGAGCCTCGGAGGGAAATGGGTCGGAGCCCAAGTGCACCATGTGGTCGGAGACGACCGTGGCTGGGATCCTGCTTCCGACTTATCATCCTGGTCCTCCGGTAAAACCTTCAGGGTCGGAGACAAAATCT GGTTCACGTACTCGTCAGCAAAGGAAAGCATCGCTGAAGTGAAGAGCAAGGAAGAATACGAGGCGTGCGATGTAAGCAACCCTATCAAGATGTACACGGACGGCTTGGAGAGCATTTCGCTGGACGGAGAAGGGGTCCGCTACTTCGCGAGCAGCAAGGCCGAGAGTTGCAGGAATGGTCTTAAGTTACACGTGGAGGTGCTGCCTCAGGGCGGACCTGAAAATATCCCAAAAGTGGCCGCATCAAAGGGCACAGTTGGAGCTGTAGCTGATGGGCCCACAACTCCATCTGGGACAGCCCATCTTATGGGGAGCCTTATCCTCTTAGCCGTTGGATTTCTTTGCTATGTTGTAGGTGTTTGA